The region CTGATAGAGAGCAACCATGTAAAAACATTTCTTCATCTGGGGCCAGTTCGGAGCACAAACCTCGCACTGTGATCTTAAGATTTCCGTAATACTCGGTGCCAAACATCCACACTTGCTTGCTTGTAGGGCAGAACCAACGACTTTGGTCTAATTCCTTATCCATCCCATAAAAACTTGCACTGCGCTTCAAAGCCATAATCCGAGCATTTGGTTGTTCGGTTGACACATCATTTGCCCAATTAGCAGAAAAGAAACTCGCCAAATGTGAGCTGTCGGTACATAATTCAATGATAATTGGGACACTGCTTGCGGTTGGAATAACTACTCGAATTCGTAGCGGATCTTTCAAAAAAACGGAAAGATCTTCAGGTAGGTCTCTTAATTCTATGGGCAGCGGAATTTGTTTTTCCAAAGGATCGCAATGATTATAAGGAAGTATCATTTGTTATTCCCCCTAAGGAAGCCATCAATTCCGTTGCCTGTATTAATGACAACAATTAGATCGTTTTCTGGGTCGATAGAGGGATCAATTTGGCATAGTCTCTGTAAAATTCCAAAACCTGCCGCACCGCTAGGCTCTGCAGAAATTCCAAACTTCTCAGCTATCTGAAGACCGTTCAATATTTCTTCTTCTTCAACTCGGAATACTGGATAAGGCGTTCGGACAGCACCAGTACGATCCGGTGTATTGTGGCGACTAAACGCAACCCCACCCAACTTCAACTGATTAACATCCAGCCATATAGGTCCAAAAAGCATTCGTGCCATTGAGTTCGGTGATGCCACGGCAACGGGAATCACTAAACCACTTCCAAACTGGCCTAGATAATCTTTCAATTCGTTACAAAGAATGCCAGCCCCATAAGGCACAATGCATACATCAGGTACTTTCCCTAACTGTTCCACAACTTCGATAATGATATCTACATATGCTGGAATATCTATTCCCTCAGTGATGTTTACGAAGTTTTTTGTATTTAAGTTGTGCTCAGTTGCCAAATCAATAAGATCATTATCTGTTAATAACCCGGCGTTGAATTCAATTGGAATAACGTTGGCGTATGTTTCTAGCTCCTTAAGTATATCGTTGGCCCCAATTGTACTGCCTAAGCTAGATGGTCCGAATGTCCAGGTCTCAAAACCCTTTGGGACAAATACTACAACTTCATTCGAGGTATTACCGTCCTTGATCAATCTGGTGAGGCTGATTGCCGTATTTCCATAAGAAATGACCCCAAATACACAATCCTTAGGATAGCGTTGCGCTGCTTTCCAGCTTAGCCGATCTTTGAAAGTACCATTGGGGTGTACAGATTCGTCTTTCACATAAAGATTTCTGAAATTATTTACTCCTTTGAGTTGCAGTAAAGGAGTTGGCGCTATCAAGCTCATAGTCTTTATAAAATTTTACAGTTGATGATGAAAAACTTATTGTTATTTCTTCGAAGATCGACCATCGATTGGCTCGCGTATCGGAACTTATCACCTACTGCTATGCCACTCGTTTGGCCACATACGATATTTGCTTTTCTGTCGAGATCACACTACAAAAGACAAACGAACTCTTAGCGCCGGGAACCTCTTCTGTTGATCGTTGAAGACCTATTATTCAATATCTGAGCGTAGCTCAATGCCTGAGTTCTATGTTTTATGCCGAATCACTCGCCTAAAATATGCGATTTAGCGAATTATCAAAAGCGTTTCCGCTTAACAAGCTTAACTGCGGTTAGATATATAGGCAATCCCATCGAATTAAGCAAACGACAGCTTCTATTTTATCGCACGTTCTGCATTATCCCAATCATCGGCGCGTCGGCGTAGGAATTTTGTATAGAAGAAGCTGCTCCTTTGGTTGCTATTTTGTTTGTTAAAAAAAAGCGGCGGATAAAATTCGGAGTTGAAAACAAATGCAAATTCTAAATAGCGGTTCATTCATAAATCTTGAAAATCGGGAAAAGATCGAGCAGCTGATCTTTACGGCCAGAGAGCTTGCAAACGCGGCCAGCCAAACCGAGGGCTTTGGAAACGCCGGTCCAAGTAACGGACAGCTTGCGGTTGAAATGTGGCAGGGCGCGGAATATATGTGCCGTGACCACGAAGAAGCAACGATCAAAAATATATTTCTCAGCAATTTTCTTGAACGGCTTCGTGATGCGGGCCGAGTGACAATGGCGCGCCTCCCGGTTGCGGAGGTTGCGCGAATCGAGACTGCATCTCCCCTCCCAACCGCTCCGCATATTCCGGCCGTTAATACTCAGGTTCCCAATTCTCCCGCGTTCCCAGGAGCAGGGACGATTCCTGCTGCGGCAACATTGGAAAAAGTGGCTTCGATCCCTGAATCCGTGGCTACGAAGGACGAACATCTTGGCATTGTGTCATCGACGGAAAGTTTGGATCAGGTTGCTATCGAAACACATTCGTATTCGGATGAGTGCGTGCCTGAAAGCGAATTAGAAATTATCGCGCAGGCCGACGATTTTTTGGCAGACGTTGATGATGGCTCCGAAGTCGAGGCAGTCGATGCCTTCGACCACGATGAGACCAAGAGCCTTGTTATTGAAACATCGACATTACCTCCCTCTACTCCAAGCGGTTCGGTGGGGATCGTAACGCCACCCTCGGTACTTGCAGAAAAATCGGTTACCGCAATCGTGGTTCCGGCAAGAGAACCCTATCAACTCGAAAATTGTACGATAAAGGCCGTTATTCAAGTTCTGGCGGAAGATCACGGAGTTCGCAAATGTGTAATTAGCATTGTGACGCATGATTTTGTCCCGGAGATCGCTCTCGCGGAGTTAGACGCTGCGAATTTAATTAATGGGTTGCCGTCAGTGCTTGCACCGGTATTCGAACGATATAGAGCTGATTTCCCGGTAAAGGTTGCGGACAAACTGAAAAAAGAAAAGTCCGTCAGCAAAAAACAATCGTTGAAAGCGGCGGAAAAGCCGAAAGCAAGCACCGGTCAAGCGGCCGAAAACAAATCAGCAGACCATGCTGCCACCGAAACAGTAGTCACGCAACCCGCCGCATCCGTAAGCGATCAACAGGCAAGTCTATTCGGCTCCTAATAATTGAAAAAAGGTAAACAAGATGGAACAGAATGAGCAAACACAGGAATCTACCGAGGTAACTGAAAGCACCGTCGCGCCCGCAGCAGAGGATGCGTCGGAGACGGTTGAGGCCAAGAAAAACGAGATTACGGAACAGATGGCGGCCGTAAAGATCGAGGGACAGGAGTTTGAACTCGAAGCGTCGCTGGCACAGGACGACAAGACGATCAAGATGGTGCTCCAACCGCACTTTTCTTCGGTTGAGAACGCCAACATTACCCGCGAGATCAAGGATGGAAAACTTACCGTCACCATCGTCAAAAAGGCCCAGCACAAAGGCAATAGAAACGACCCCGCTTGAAATTCTTCGCTGGGAGGCAGAGCAGATCAACCCGGCGATTCTTCTGGCTGATGAACTGATGCGAAAAGATGCTTCCGAATTGCTTAGTGCCGAAGATATTGAGCTTGCACAAACAGTTCTCAAGTATGGCCGGCATGAGATTGAAAATGTTCAGCGGCAACTTGCCGCGCTAATCAGCACACCGGCGTCGTCATCAGCTTATGTCCCGGTAGGATTCTAAATTAATGCTATGCAGTCCGCAGTCGTTGAGAAATGCGCCGCACATTCGCTCTTCGAGGGCAAACCTTTCGGCGAGAGACTTTATAACTCGATCGCATATCTGGATTTCAAATCGCGATCTGCCAACGCGGCGGCGGCGTGCGAGACAATCGAAAAAATTGTCGCGGGTCAGCAAAAGTACAAAATGTTTCAAGAAGTATTCCCTGAAGAATGGCATTCATCGCGTACCAGTTTATACAAGACCGGCAGTTACAAAAATTATAGCGAGCGGGCGAACGAGCTTTTCGAGCTTATCAATGAGAGGTGCTTTCCACTCTTTGGTGGCTGGAATGACGATCCTGATGCCGAATTCGAGAGATTCACGATATTTTCGATGAATTTCGATATCTGCTGCGATGAAATTTACTATGAAGACTCCCGCGTCAGCTATCTCGCCGGCTTGTTGTTTTACTTTCGAGACGAAGAACTTTGGGAATACTTTGCGGAAATGCACGGCGTAACCGCGGCTGATTTTCCACGAATAAAAAGCGATCCCCACGAAAGCCTCTGGACGGCCAAGAAAAGTCCCGAAAACGAGATTTATCTCGATCTGTTCAGGCTTGTCGATCATTCAACTGGAAACCCGTGGCTCGACACCACAAATTGCCAGGGGAGCGATTGGTTCTCTCTCGATAGAGAAACCATCGAATTGCTAACCGAGGCGTATAAGGATGCGAACAGGGTCTTCGAACAACTTCCAGAATTGGACGAACGAATCCAGGCTAATCCGCGCGAAACCTTGCTAGATCTGATCACGCTTTGGAACGAAGGAGATCTGGCCTTTCGGAAAAAACGCATCGGCTGGGTCGGTCGCAGTGAGGGCGGAAAATAGAAATATGGAACAGCGATTCGCCAGACCGCACGACGCATCCGCGGCCC is a window of Chloracidobacterium sp. DNA encoding:
- a CDS encoding PLP-dependent lyase/thiolase, with the protein product MSLIAPTPLLQLKGVNNFRNLYVKDESVHPNGTFKDRLSWKAAQRYPKDCVFGVISYGNTAISLTRLIKDGNTSNEVVVFVPKGFETWTFGPSSLGSTIGANDILKELETYANVIPIEFNAGLLTDNDLIDLATEHNLNTKNFVNITEGIDIPAYVDIIIEVVEQLGKVPDVCIVPYGAGILCNELKDYLGQFGSGLVIPVAVASPNSMARMLFGPIWLDVNQLKLGGVAFSRHNTPDRTGAVRTPYPVFRVEEEEILNGLQIAEKFGISAEPSGAAGFGILQRLCQIDPSIDPENDLIVVINTGNGIDGFLRGNNK